In a single window of the Nocardioides sp. L-11A genome:
- a CDS encoding amphi-Trp domain-containing protein, with translation MDDLFEIDQTQRLRREEAAARLRALADSLERHNSVTFEREGRRITVDVPDEVELTVEVEIGEENELEVELRW, from the coding sequence GTGGACGACCTGTTCGAGATCGACCAGACCCAGCGCCTGCGCCGCGAGGAGGCCGCCGCCCGGCTCCGGGCGCTGGCGGACTCGCTGGAGCGGCACAACAGCGTGACCTTCGAGCGCGAGGGCCGCCGGATCACCGTCGACGTCCCCGACGAGGTCGAGCTCACGGTGGAGGTCGAGATCGGCGAGGAGAACGAGCTGGAGGTCGAGCTCCGCTGGTGA
- a CDS encoding sigma-70 family RNA polymerase sigma factor, translating to MDRTEGFEAERPRLVGLATHVLGDAGEAEDVVQQAWLRLHGTAAAIESLPAWLTTVTTRLCLDRLRARTPVPVAEVELVEVEPDPADDVALADTVGIALQVVLDRLSPGERVAFVLHDSFGFDFPTIATLLDVTPVAARKLASRARSKVAQPRSEDALADWEVVDAFMAAAREGDFARLVQLLAPDAVVAGDDAAVVIGTPRRIAGGREIATFFDGAAHAALAVYLGSRPGSAWFDRGVARVVFDFTVADGLVRRIDFRAEPAVLARVVRRDGPRRR from the coding sequence ATGGACCGGACCGAGGGCTTCGAGGCGGAGCGGCCACGTCTGGTGGGACTGGCGACCCACGTCCTGGGTGACGCCGGCGAGGCCGAGGACGTCGTCCAGCAGGCGTGGTTGCGGCTGCACGGCACCGCCGCCGCCATCGAGAGCCTGCCGGCGTGGCTGACGACGGTCACCACCCGGCTGTGCCTGGACCGGCTGCGGGCCCGTACGCCGGTGCCCGTCGCCGAGGTGGAGCTCGTCGAGGTCGAGCCCGACCCGGCCGACGACGTCGCACTCGCCGACACCGTCGGGATCGCCCTGCAGGTGGTGCTCGACCGGCTCAGCCCGGGCGAGCGGGTGGCGTTCGTCCTGCACGACAGCTTCGGCTTCGACTTCCCGACCATCGCCACGCTGCTGGACGTCACTCCGGTCGCCGCCCGCAAGCTGGCCTCGCGCGCCCGGAGCAAGGTGGCGCAGCCCCGATCCGAGGACGCGTTGGCCGACTGGGAGGTCGTGGACGCCTTCATGGCCGCGGCGCGCGAGGGCGACTTCGCCCGCCTGGTCCAGCTGCTCGCACCGGACGCGGTGGTGGCCGGCGACGACGCCGCGGTGGTGATCGGTACGCCGCGGCGCATCGCGGGCGGCCGGGAGATCGCCACCTTCTTCGACGGTGCGGCCCACGCGGCGCTGGCGGTCTACCTGGGCTCGCGGCCCGGCTCGGCCTGGTTCGACCGGGGCGTGGCGAGGGTCGTCTTCGACTTCACGGTCGCCGACGGCCTCGTGCGCCGGATCGACTTCCGGGCCGAGCCCGCTGTGCTCGCCCGGGTGGTCCGCCGCGACGGGCCGCGCCGGCGCTGA
- a CDS encoding SulP family inorganic anion transporter: protein MTDSPTVRAALRSPRLLRTEVLAGLVVALALIPEAISFSIIAGVDPRVGLFASFTMAVAISFLGGRPAMISAATGAVALVVAPVMRDHGYDHLIATVLLGGLIQIALAVAGVAKLMRFIPRSVMVGFVNALAILIFEAQLDHLVDVPWAVYPMIAAGIAVIVGLPRVTNVIPAPLVAIVALTAFTIVAAIDVPDVGDEGDLPDSLPELFLPDVPFAWHTLEVIAPYALAMALVGILESLLTAKLVDDITDTPSDKTREAMGQGAANVITGFFGGMGGCAMIGQTMINVKVSGARTRLSTFLAGTFLLVLVVGFGDVVALIPMAALVAVMVMVSVGTFDWHSIRPATLRRMPRSETTVMVSTVLVTVLTHNLAIGVLVGVLVAMTLFARRVAHLTETHRELVEDERGVMAVYRVTGELFFASSNDLYTQFEYAEDPDRVVIDLSDSHIWDASTVAALDAITTTYERKDKSVTITGLNDSSAARHRRLSGELPSH, encoded by the coding sequence GTGACCGACTCGCCGACCGTCCGCGCCGCGCTCCGGTCGCCGCGCCTGCTGCGCACCGAGGTTCTCGCCGGCCTCGTCGTCGCGCTGGCGCTGATCCCCGAGGCCATCTCCTTCTCGATCATCGCCGGCGTCGACCCGCGGGTCGGCCTGTTCGCCTCCTTCACGATGGCGGTCGCCATCTCCTTCCTCGGCGGCCGGCCGGCCATGATCTCGGCAGCCACGGGCGCGGTCGCGCTGGTGGTCGCGCCGGTCATGCGCGACCACGGCTACGACCACCTGATCGCGACCGTGCTCCTGGGCGGTCTGATCCAGATCGCCCTCGCGGTCGCGGGAGTCGCGAAGCTGATGCGGTTCATCCCCCGCTCGGTCATGGTCGGCTTCGTCAACGCGCTCGCGATCTTGATCTTCGAGGCGCAGCTCGACCACCTGGTCGACGTACCGTGGGCGGTCTATCCGATGATCGCCGCCGGCATCGCCGTCATCGTCGGCCTCCCCCGCGTCACCAACGTCATTCCCGCACCGCTCGTCGCGATCGTCGCCCTGACCGCGTTCACGATCGTGGCCGCGATCGACGTCCCCGACGTGGGCGACGAGGGTGACCTCCCCGACAGCCTCCCGGAGTTGTTCCTCCCCGACGTCCCGTTCGCCTGGCACACCCTGGAGGTCATCGCTCCCTACGCCCTGGCGATGGCACTCGTCGGGATCCTCGAGTCCCTGCTGACCGCGAAGCTCGTCGACGACATCACCGACACGCCTTCCGACAAGACCCGAGAGGCGATGGGCCAGGGCGCAGCGAACGTGATCACCGGGTTCTTCGGCGGTATGGGCGGCTGCGCGATGATCGGCCAGACCATGATCAACGTGAAGGTCTCCGGCGCCCGGACGCGACTGTCGACCTTCCTCGCCGGAACCTTCCTGCTGGTCCTCGTCGTCGGCTTCGGCGACGTCGTCGCGCTGATCCCGATGGCGGCACTGGTCGCGGTCATGGTGATGGTCTCGGTGGGCACCTTCGACTGGCACTCGATCCGGCCCGCCACGCTGCGCAGGATGCCGCGGTCCGAGACGACGGTGATGGTCTCCACCGTGCTGGTCACCGTACTCACCCACAACCTGGCCATCGGTGTCCTCGTCGGTGTCCTCGTCGCGATGACCCTCTTCGCCCGACGGGTCGCCCACCTCACCGAGACCCATCGTGAGCTGGTCGAGGACGAGCGCGGGGTCATGGCGGTCTATCGGGTCACCGGTGAGCTGTTCTTCGCCTCCAGCAACGACCTCTACACCCAGTTCGAGTATGCGGAGGACCCCGACCGGGTGGTGATCGACCTGTCCGACTCCCACATCTGGGACGCGTCGACCGTCGCGGCACTCGATGCCATCACCACCACGTACGAACGCAAGGACAAGAGTGTCACCATCACCGGCCTGAACGACTCCAGCGCCGCGCGGCACCGCCGACTGAGCGGAGAACTGCCCAGCCACTGA
- a CDS encoding MerR family transcriptional regulator yields MMQIGEVAARTELSLRSLRHWDEVGLLRPSGRSEGGFRLYTEDDVEKILVIRRMKPLGFTLDEMSAAMRDLEALRDPAAADRHPAARSRLDAVLGDATERRARLVRQLAMADEFLDQLARQLA; encoded by the coding sequence ATGATGCAGATCGGCGAGGTCGCCGCCCGGACCGAGCTGTCCCTGCGCAGCCTGCGGCACTGGGACGAGGTCGGCCTGCTGCGGCCCTCCGGCCGCTCCGAGGGCGGCTTCCGGCTCTACACCGAGGACGACGTCGAGAAGATCCTGGTCATCCGGCGGATGAAGCCGCTCGGCTTCACCCTCGACGAGATGAGCGCCGCCATGCGGGACCTGGAGGCGCTCCGGGACCCGGCGGCCGCCGACCGCCACCCCGCCGCGCGGTCCCGGCTGGACGCGGTGCTCGGCGACGCCACCGAGCGCCGGGCCCGCCTGGTCAGGCAGCTGGCGATGGCCGACGAGTTCCTCGACCAGCTCGCCCGACAGCTCGCCTGA
- a CDS encoding carboxymuconolactone decarboxylase family protein, which yields MTRTPIRDASPETFQALLALDARMKKALGPVLYDLVKLRASQLNGCAYCVDMHATDLERRGTPSRKLHGVAAWQESPFFDETERVALAFTEALTGGIGVVGDDLWDEAGRLLGEERRADLIVAVGTINTWNMAGVTTHLQPEGAPA from the coding sequence ATGACCCGCACCCCGATCCGCGACGCGTCCCCGGAGACCTTCCAGGCGCTACTCGCGCTCGACGCCCGGATGAAGAAGGCGCTCGGCCCGGTGCTCTACGACCTGGTCAAGCTGCGCGCCTCGCAGCTCAACGGCTGCGCCTACTGCGTCGACATGCACGCCACCGACCTGGAGCGGCGCGGTACGCCGAGCCGCAAGCTGCACGGCGTCGCGGCCTGGCAGGAGAGCCCGTTCTTCGACGAGACCGAGCGGGTGGCTCTCGCCTTCACCGAGGCGCTGACCGGGGGCATCGGCGTGGTCGGCGACGACCTGTGGGACGAGGCCGGCCGCCTGCTCGGCGAGGAGCGTCGGGCCGATCTGATCGTGGCTGTCGGCACCATCAACACCTGGAACATGGCGGGTGTCACCACCCACCTCCAGCCGGAGGGTGCGCCGGCCTGA
- a CDS encoding Rrf2 family transcriptional regulator translates to MRMNEGVEWAAHVCVLLHWLEEEQAEPVPVPVARLAEVYDLPAPYLVKQVQALTRAGITESVPGKRGGVRLARPADRITLMDVVAAIEGPDDAFACTEIRRRGLSEGRPAREFAQPCGIAHAMRGAELAWRRELAATSILDLAEATPRRIAADVRRHFARA, encoded by the coding sequence ATGCGGATGAACGAGGGCGTCGAGTGGGCCGCCCATGTCTGCGTGCTGCTGCACTGGCTCGAGGAGGAGCAGGCCGAGCCGGTCCCCGTCCCCGTGGCCCGGCTGGCGGAGGTCTACGACCTCCCGGCCCCCTACCTCGTCAAGCAGGTCCAGGCCCTCACCCGCGCCGGCATCACCGAGTCCGTGCCCGGCAAGCGCGGCGGCGTACGGCTGGCCCGGCCGGCCGATCGGATCACCCTGATGGACGTCGTCGCGGCGATCGAGGGCCCCGACGACGCGTTCGCCTGCACCGAGATCCGGCGGCGCGGACTGAGCGAGGGCCGGCCCGCCCGGGAGTTCGCCCAGCCCTGCGGCATCGCCCATGCCATGCGCGGGGCGGAGCTCGCCTGGCGCCGGGAGCTCGCGGCGACCTCCATCCTCGACCTCGCCGAGGCCACTCCGCGGCGGATCGCCGCGGACGTACGACGACACTTCGCCCGCGCCTGA
- a CDS encoding TetR/AcrR family transcriptional regulator codes for MAYVRAADRQAQVVTAAIRVLESVGVAGTTMRAVAAEAGVPLGTLHYAFPSRDELLRAVIVRVVDDMSGALREALDLERGVEHALRDGIRSFWAMLLDGGGGVQILQYELAMYSARSDAAGGLARLEFARYTDLLTELCAEAAANARERCAVAPDVLGRLVLAVVDGLVLQHLANPDPERSERDLGHALDMLVALAAPTPR; via the coding sequence GTGGCGTACGTCAGGGCAGCGGACCGGCAGGCGCAGGTCGTCACCGCGGCGATCCGGGTGCTGGAGTCCGTCGGGGTCGCCGGTACGACGATGCGCGCGGTCGCCGCCGAGGCCGGGGTCCCGCTCGGCACCCTGCACTACGCCTTCCCCTCGCGCGACGAGCTGCTCCGGGCCGTGATCGTGCGCGTCGTCGACGACATGTCGGGCGCGCTGCGCGAGGCACTCGACCTCGAGCGGGGCGTCGAGCACGCGCTGCGCGACGGCATCCGCTCCTTCTGGGCGATGCTGCTCGACGGGGGCGGCGGGGTGCAGATCCTGCAGTACGAGCTGGCGATGTACTCGGCGCGCAGCGATGCCGCCGGCGGGCTGGCCCGGCTCGAGTTCGCGCGCTACACCGATCTGCTCACCGAGCTGTGCGCGGAGGCCGCGGCCAACGCCCGCGAGCGCTGCGCCGTCGCGCCCGACGTCCTGGGCCGACTGGTGCTCGCGGTCGTCGACGGCCTGGTCCTCCAGCACCTCGCCAACCCCGACCCGGAGCGCTCGGAGCGCGATCTCGGGCACGCGCTCGACATGCTGGTGGCGCTCGCCGCGCCGACCCCGCGCTGA
- a CDS encoding NAD(P)/FAD-dependent oxidoreductase, with translation MEPIVIVGAGLSGLVAARELVRSEQDVVVLEAADRPGGRVLAETSALGSRLDLGGTWIGHDHHRVAALADELGPTRFAMHTGTLPLLTDGDRQLSPVAPALLPALVALAALAVAGRARPGGPTARTGADALGRVPGRRARRLLEVLVQVSWTTDPERLSLTAMTELVHRQGGLRTMLATRGGAQDTLLVDGIGSLVETLAAELGDRVRLGCRVTRIARGPDGIALDTPAGRQRARAVVVTAPPPTAARITHDPPLPAERSALEAGTEMGVVHKAVAVYERPFWRARRGGELILLGHPGGAVFDTSPPDGPGHLTFLAGGSAARALDALGPDRRRSAILDALAPHLGDEVRRPAGWHEKSWHLDEHAGGGYVALPRADSTLAWPMTTAPIDGVHWAGSESATEHPGYLDGAIESGLRAAGEVLSSIAART, from the coding sequence ATGGAGCCGATCGTCATCGTGGGAGCCGGCCTGTCCGGCCTGGTCGCGGCGCGCGAGCTGGTGCGCAGCGAGCAGGACGTCGTCGTCCTCGAGGCCGCCGACCGGCCCGGCGGCCGGGTGCTGGCGGAGACCTCCGCGCTCGGCTCCCGGCTCGATCTCGGCGGCACCTGGATCGGTCACGACCACCACCGGGTCGCCGCCCTGGCCGACGAGCTCGGGCCCACCCGCTTCGCGATGCACACCGGCACCCTTCCGCTGCTCACCGACGGGGACCGACAGCTCTCCCCCGTGGCCCCGGCCCTCCTGCCCGCGCTCGTCGCCCTCGCCGCCCTCGCGGTCGCCGGCCGGGCCCGGCCCGGCGGCCCGACCGCGAGGACCGGGGCCGACGCGCTGGGGCGCGTGCCGGGCCGCCGGGCGCGGCGGCTGTTGGAGGTGCTCGTCCAGGTCTCCTGGACCACCGACCCGGAGCGACTCTCACTCACCGCGATGACCGAGCTGGTCCACCGCCAGGGCGGGCTCCGCACCATGCTCGCCACCCGCGGCGGCGCCCAGGACACCCTGCTCGTCGACGGCATCGGCTCGCTGGTCGAGACCCTCGCCGCGGAGCTCGGCGACCGGGTGCGGCTCGGCTGCCGGGTCACCCGGATCGCCCGCGGCCCCGACGGGATCGCCCTCGACACCCCCGCCGGGCGACAGCGCGCGCGGGCGGTCGTCGTCACCGCGCCGCCGCCGACGGCCGCTCGGATCACCCACGATCCCCCGCTCCCGGCCGAGCGGTCCGCCCTCGAGGCGGGCACCGAGATGGGCGTGGTCCACAAGGCCGTCGCGGTCTACGAACGGCCCTTCTGGCGCGCGCGGCGCGGCGGGGAGCTGATCCTGCTCGGTCACCCGGGTGGCGCCGTGTTCGACACCTCGCCCCCGGACGGCCCCGGCCACCTGACCTTCCTCGCCGGAGGCTCCGCCGCCCGCGCCCTCGACGCCCTCGGCCCGGACCGCCGCCGGTCGGCGATCCTCGACGCGCTCGCGCCCCACCTCGGCGACGAGGTACGCCGGCCGGCCGGGTGGCATGAGAAGTCCTGGCACCTCGACGAGCACGCCGGGGGCGGGTACGTCGCCCTTCCGCGAGCCGACAGCACGCTCGCCTGGCCGATGACCACCGCCCCGATCGACGGCGTGCACTGGGCCGGCTCGGAATCGGCCACCGAGCACCCCGGCTACCTGGACGGGGCGATCGAGTCCGGGCTCCGGGCGGCCGGCGAGGTGCTCAGCTCGATCGCGGCGCGTACATGA